From the Anopheles merus strain MAF chromosome 2L, AmerM5.1, whole genome shotgun sequence genome, the window AAGTTTTCccccttctttttcttccagGGCAGCACCggtgatgacgacgatgaggaCGAGAGCCAACTTACGGCAGCGGACGATCGGCACACGGAAAACACCTGGCTGTCGGCGGCAAACACCACCGACCAGACGGGCGTAACGAGCCTGCAGCCGCTCCGCTCCCTGGTCGTGCCGAACAGTGCCGAGGCCGATTCCTGCTTCGACTTTGGCCTGGAGGTGGAAAGCCCTAGCTCGCCGGTCGAAGAATGCGAGTACACACGTTTAATCGAAACGGCAACGGCCACACCGACGGGATTGCCCTTGACCACCGCACCAGACGCTAAAGACCCCACGACCgtagtgcagcagcagcagcagcagcagcagcagccgcaggcACCCGAATCGGGCTACGTTTGTTCCTCTCCCTGCTCCACGCCCCAGGGTTCGGCGgccagcagccacagcagctcGTCCGACTGTCAGTTCTACGATCCGGACAGCTCCGATCCGGAGCAGCGATCGGTCAATAGCGGCTGCGAGTACTACGACTGCACGATACCGGCAGCGCCGGCTAGCGCATTGCGCACGATCGTGCAGCACCAAACCGTCGAAAGTGCCACCGTGGCCAGCGCTACCTCACCGATCAACCCGTTCACCGCACTGCTTCACTCTAGTCAACCGGCCAACGGACACGCGGTGCCGGTCGGGGGGTATATcgctgccaccgccgccgacAGTGACAGCTGCTCCGAATCGTTGCCACCGTCCCAGTCGACCGAATCGAACCACTCGACGTTTACGGGCATGAGCTCCAACTCGAACAGCACGCTGCAGGACGTGACGATGGAAccgctggaggaggaggagggcgtGCACACGACTCCGGGGACGGACGTGCCGGACAGCCGAACAGCCGTGCTGGGCAACGGGCATGCGATTATGCCGCGCGGCACCGTCGTGATCAATGCGGACACGGAGCTGGAGCGGCTAAGAAGCCACGGCATACAGTACGAGGAGGACATTGAGCCACAGGACGGGTCGCACAGCACCGGTTGCCAGAGTGCCGCCACCATCGAGCTGGCGGAGGTGGAGAAAATACTCAAAGATTGTACGACGATCGTGAGCAATGATCACGAACAGCAGCTGCAACAGGAACGGAACGATCGCGCCTCGAGCCGCTTCAACGACAGCAACGAgtacgacgaggaggacgaccGGAAGCACGGTGGGGGCCGCCGGGCGACCATGTCATCGGGCgatgaggacgaggaggaaagCAAACCGCAACGCATCCGGCGCTGTTCGTCGCTCAAAACGGGTAAGACGCCACCGGGCACACCGGGCCGGAAGAAGATCGTCCGCTTTGCGGACGTGCTCGGGCTCGATCTGACCGACGTGCGGACGTTCATGGACGAGGTGCCGAAGGTGCCCCAGTCCGCGTACGAGGATCTTACCATCGTCACGGCCGCGGAGCAACCGATGCCGGAAATCATTAGCCTCGGGCCGAAGGCGGACCGCGTGCTGGTGCCGCTGTTTCAGCAGCCGGGCGCACTGCCCTGCTTTCTCGACCGGGTGCGCGAGAAGCAGGTGAATCTGGAGAATGCGGCCGTCACCGATCCGATCACGCTCACCATCACCGGCACGGTGCGCGTGCGCAATCTCGACTTCCACAAGTCGGTGTACGTGCGGTACACGCTGGACAACTGGCGCAGCTACGCCGACCTGCAGGCGGTGTACGCGGAGAACTCGTGCGACGGCTTCTCGGACAAGTTTAGCTTCACGCTGCACGGCAACTCGGTGCAGGTCGGGCAGCGGATCGAGATGGCGATCCGGTTCCACTGCCGGGGGGAGCAGTTCTGGGACAACAACTACGACACCAACTACGTCTTCCAGTGCCTGCCGATCACGCAGCCGACGCCGATGATCGCGAGCCGGCTGCCGCTCGTAGGCAGCACACCGTCCGCCGCCCTCAGCTCCGAACCGGCCTGGTGTAGCAATTTCTACTAAGccgaaaaagagagagagagagagagagaaaa encodes:
- the LOC121594294 gene encoding glycogen-binding subunit 76A isoform X1 encodes the protein MHRHFVLTDQCTTPLFAVEPCLSSTRQTQPAPEWRPLWRRQRPVPPAADYDQHNSTADCCGTARTLRPTNSSTLTGGFAVEQLIRHLFGADQPTIIVTVTAIVIGLLIELRLHEAWSLYAWGWIILIRNCLASMTTPGDPSATGPDRPCGITALLPIGMSCRSRAEAFARSLQSRLRNLGSQGSTGDDDDEDESQLTAADDRHTENTWLSAANTTDQTGVTSLQPLRSLVVPNSAEADSCFDFGLEVESPSSPVEECEYTRLIETATATPTGLPLTTAPDAKDPTTVVQQQQQQQQQPQAPESGYVCSSPCSTPQGSAASSHSSSSDCQFYDPDSSDPEQRSVNSGCEYYDCTIPAAPASALRTIVQHQTVESATVASATSPINPFTALLHSSQPANGHAVPVGGYIAATAADSDSCSESLPPSQSTESNHSTFTGMSSNSNSTLQDVTMEPLEEEEGVHTTPGTDVPDSRTAVLGNGHAIMPRGTVVINADTELERLRSHGIQYEEDIEPQDGSHSTGCQSAATIELAEVEKILKDCTTIVSNDHEQQLQQERNDRASSRFNDSNEYDEEDDRKHGGGRRATMSSGDEDEEESKPQRIRRCSSLKTGKTPPGTPGRKKIVRFADVLGLDLTDVRTFMDEVPKVPQSAYEDLTIVTAAEQPMPEIISLGPKADRVLVPLFQQPGALPCFLDRVREKQVNLENAAVTDPITLTITGTVRVRNLDFHKSVYVRYTLDNWRSYADLQAVYAENSCDGFSDKFSFTLHGNSVQVGQRIEMAIRFHCRGEQFWDNNYDTNYVFQCLPITQPTPMIASRLPLVGSTPSAALSSEPAWCSNFY
- the LOC121594294 gene encoding glycogen-binding subunit 76A isoform X2, which codes for MHRHFVLTDQCTTPLFAVEPCLSSTRQTQPAPEWRPLWRRQRPVPPAADYDQHNSTADCCGTARTLRPTNSSTLTGGFAVEQLIRHLFGADQPTIIVTVTAIVIGLLIELRNCLASMTTPGDPSATGPDRPCGITALLPIGMSCRSRAEAFARSLQSRLRNLGSQGSTGDDDDEDESQLTAADDRHTENTWLSAANTTDQTGVTSLQPLRSLVVPNSAEADSCFDFGLEVESPSSPVEECEYTRLIETATATPTGLPLTTAPDAKDPTTVVQQQQQQQQQPQAPESGYVCSSPCSTPQGSAASSHSSSSDCQFYDPDSSDPEQRSVNSGCEYYDCTIPAAPASALRTIVQHQTVESATVASATSPINPFTALLHSSQPANGHAVPVGGYIAATAADSDSCSESLPPSQSTESNHSTFTGMSSNSNSTLQDVTMEPLEEEEGVHTTPGTDVPDSRTAVLGNGHAIMPRGTVVINADTELERLRSHGIQYEEDIEPQDGSHSTGCQSAATIELAEVEKILKDCTTIVSNDHEQQLQQERNDRASSRFNDSNEYDEEDDRKHGGGRRATMSSGDEDEEESKPQRIRRCSSLKTGKTPPGTPGRKKIVRFADVLGLDLTDVRTFMDEVPKVPQSAYEDLTIVTAAEQPMPEIISLGPKADRVLVPLFQQPGALPCFLDRVREKQVNLENAAVTDPITLTITGTVRVRNLDFHKSVYVRYTLDNWRSYADLQAVYAENSCDGFSDKFSFTLHGNSVQVGQRIEMAIRFHCRGEQFWDNNYDTNYVFQCLPITQPTPMIASRLPLVGSTPSAALSSEPAWCSNFY